In a single window of the Pirellulales bacterium genome:
- a CDS encoding RluA family pseudouridine synthase, which translates to MFQVVYQDKHLLVLDKPSGMLAVPGRGPELQDCLSARVQVASPGALIVHRLDRDTSGLLVMALDNDAQRELSRQFAARTVEKQYTAVVFGCPESAAGTIELPMRKDFDRPPRHKIAPLDGRPAITCWQLIERRADHSRLDVRPVTGRSHQIRLHLATLGHPILGDNLYAHVEALAMSPRLLLHAVQLSLTHPATSERMTWTAPCPF; encoded by the coding sequence ATGTTCCAGGTCGTTTATCAGGACAAACACTTGCTGGTCCTCGACAAGCCGTCGGGCATGCTCGCGGTGCCCGGGCGCGGCCCCGAGCTACAGGACTGCCTTAGCGCGCGGGTGCAAGTCGCCTCACCAGGCGCCCTGATAGTGCATCGCCTCGACCGCGATACCTCAGGCCTGCTCGTGATGGCGCTCGATAATGACGCGCAACGCGAGTTGAGCCGGCAGTTCGCGGCGCGCACCGTCGAAAAACAATACACGGCCGTCGTCTTCGGCTGCCCAGAGTCGGCGGCGGGGACGATTGAGTTACCGATGCGGAAGGATTTCGACCGGCCACCACGGCACAAGATCGCGCCGCTCGACGGTCGCCCGGCTATCACTTGCTGGCAATTGATCGAACGGCGTGCCGATCACAGCCGACTGGACGTGCGACCTGTGACCGGACGCTCTCATCAAATTCGCCTGCACCTGGCGACGCTAGGGCATCCGATTCTGGGCGATAATCTGTACGCCCACGTCGAAGCACTGGCCATGTCGCCACGACTGCTTCTGCATGCAGTTCAACTATCGCTCACACATCCTGCGACCAGCGAGCGAATGACATGGACCGCTCCCTGCCCGTTTTAG